In one window of Monomorium pharaonis isolate MP-MQ-018 unplaced genomic scaffold, ASM1337386v2 scaffold_466, whole genome shotgun sequence DNA:
- the LOC118648485 gene encoding mitochondrial import inner membrane translocase subunit TIM50-C-like isoform X1, with translation MAFATRSLRVLCRIYNVNAVQRSTTYCTTRQPVGRISLIQSTQKYRYSIETTDRSKITSNLTNIQSSINEPESLGQEVASHKKQSEKQKEDEEEKANRERSKRMMNYGFAAFGMFMSIGVTFVIYELGRPNYDEHGNVIEDEFSNLPFFEQFYKRVKRELNYYTRLVQEPSREKLLPDPLKHPYIQPPYTLILEMTDLLVHPDWTYQTGWRFKKRPGVDQFLEAVAPPQFEIVIYTAEQGMTVFPILDALDPNGYIMYRLVRDATRFVDGHHVKDLGALNRDLSKVIVIDWNEESVKLHPENAFKLPRWTGNDDDTTLYDLAAFLKTILTSNVQDVRDVLNYYRQFDNPLEMFKENRRKFLQMQMEEEQNRQQDTNKVLTSRWKPSFLRNR, from the exons CGAATATCGCTCATTCAGTCGACGCAAAAATATCGCTACAGTATCGAAA CAACGGATCGCTCAAAAATCACTAGTAATCTAACTAACATACAGTCGTCAATAAATGAACCCGAGTCGTTGGGACAGGAAGTGGCAAGTCACAAGAAACAAagtgaaaaacaaaaagaagatgAGGAGGAAAAGGCAAATCGTGAGAGATCGAAGAGAATGATGAACTATGGATTTGCAGCGTTTGGCATGTTTATGAGTATTGGCGTTACTTTTGTAATATACGAATTAGGAAGACCTAACTATGACGAACATGGGAATGTCATCGAGGATGAATTTTCCAACTTGCCATTCTTTGAACAGTTCTACAAGAGAGTCAAGAGAGagcttaattattatacaaga CTAGTACAGGAACCCAGTAGGGAAAAGTTGTTACCTGATCCATTGAAACATCCATATATTCAGCCACCATATACTCTAATTTTGGAGATGACAGACCTTCTTGTGCATCCAGATTGGACG TACCAAACTGGATGGAGATTTAAAAAGCGACCTGGAGTAGATCAATTTTTAGAAGCAGTTGCTCCACCacaatttgaaattgtaatttatacagCTGAACAAGGAATG ACAGTATTCCCTATTTTGGATGCCCTCGATCCAAATGGATACATAATGTACAGATTAGTTAGAGATGCAACACGTTTTGTAGATGGACATCATGTTAAAGATCTAGGAGCTCTCAATCGTGATCTTAGTAAA GTTATTGTTATCGATTGGAATGAAGAGAGCGTGAAATTGCATCcagaaaatgcatttaaacTTCCCCGATGGACGGGTAACGATGATGACACTACATTGTATGACTTAGCGGCATTCCTGAAaa CGATATTAACATCGAATGTACAAGATGTGCGAGAcgtattgaattattatagaCAATTTGACAATCCGTTggaaatgtttaaagaaaacCGACGAAAATTTTTG CAGATGCAAATGGAGGAAGAACAAAATAGGCAACAAGACACCAACAAAGTACTTACCTCAAGATGGAAACCATCTTTCTTACGGAACCGCtag
- the LOC118648485 gene encoding mitochondrial import inner membrane translocase subunit TIM50-C-like isoform X2 — protein sequence MAFATRSLRVLCRIYNVNAVQRSTTYCTTRQPVGRISLIQSTQKYRYSIETTDRSKITSNLTNIQSSINEPESLGQEVASHKKQSEKQKEDEEEKANRERSKRMMNYGFAAFGMFMSIGVTFVIYELGRPNYDEHGNVIEDEFSNLPFFEQFYKRVKRELNYYTRLVQEPSREKLLPDPLKHPYIQPPYTLILEMTDLLVHPDWTYQTGWRFKKRPGVDQFLEAVAPPQFEIVIYTAEQGMTVFPILDALDPNGYIMYRLVRDATRFVDGHHVKDLGALNRDLSKVIVIDWNEESVKLHPENAFKLPRWTGNDDDTTLYDLAAFLKTILTSNVQDVRDVLNYYRQFDNPLEMFKENRRKFLMQMEEEQNRQQDTNKVLTSRWKPSFLRNR from the exons CGAATATCGCTCATTCAGTCGACGCAAAAATATCGCTACAGTATCGAAA CAACGGATCGCTCAAAAATCACTAGTAATCTAACTAACATACAGTCGTCAATAAATGAACCCGAGTCGTTGGGACAGGAAGTGGCAAGTCACAAGAAACAAagtgaaaaacaaaaagaagatgAGGAGGAAAAGGCAAATCGTGAGAGATCGAAGAGAATGATGAACTATGGATTTGCAGCGTTTGGCATGTTTATGAGTATTGGCGTTACTTTTGTAATATACGAATTAGGAAGACCTAACTATGACGAACATGGGAATGTCATCGAGGATGAATTTTCCAACTTGCCATTCTTTGAACAGTTCTACAAGAGAGTCAAGAGAGagcttaattattatacaaga CTAGTACAGGAACCCAGTAGGGAAAAGTTGTTACCTGATCCATTGAAACATCCATATATTCAGCCACCATATACTCTAATTTTGGAGATGACAGACCTTCTTGTGCATCCAGATTGGACG TACCAAACTGGATGGAGATTTAAAAAGCGACCTGGAGTAGATCAATTTTTAGAAGCAGTTGCTCCACCacaatttgaaattgtaatttatacagCTGAACAAGGAATG ACAGTATTCCCTATTTTGGATGCCCTCGATCCAAATGGATACATAATGTACAGATTAGTTAGAGATGCAACACGTTTTGTAGATGGACATCATGTTAAAGATCTAGGAGCTCTCAATCGTGATCTTAGTAAA GTTATTGTTATCGATTGGAATGAAGAGAGCGTGAAATTGCATCcagaaaatgcatttaaacTTCCCCGATGGACGGGTAACGATGATGACACTACATTGTATGACTTAGCGGCATTCCTGAAaa CGATATTAACATCGAATGTACAAGATGTGCGAGAcgtattgaattattatagaCAATTTGACAATCCGTTggaaatgtttaaagaaaacCGACGAAAATTTTTG ATGCAAATGGAGGAAGAACAAAATAGGCAACAAGACACCAACAAAGTACTTACCTCAAGATGGAAACCATCTTTCTTACGGAACCGCtag
- the LOC118648486 gene encoding LOW QUALITY PROTEIN: uncharacterized protein LOC118648486 (The sequence of the model RefSeq protein was modified relative to this genomic sequence to represent the inferred CDS: inserted 2 bases in 2 codons): MRRQELKTKAFKRAESNLLNKLSSSFLKNYPHHLMPGYNLNRSPCVEKWDEENAMGLFQEFPYNCSLPKPLLPPARLTRTVLCEEDPALELLTLKSHLKDDIDRITKYYEKHKKEFKPVHKKSVKWKMEDNRYRANVPRYVAEIAELLDMDPDPYFEGTYNWYYTGGSLNYVRLNDWDVLLFPFMVFLVAAHIIPMENFIWKPLLKNSAKCKLHDSLYEIRQSKISDTCRILGRHKYQCALYTLSNSENCLMLNEIHRQESKTPYVSADLSLTNINYHCTLNAERILSLWDINSTNYITSGXVLQNNTTDDIWGCIRFQETDPNVLIYVDRCCLHYVDTRMALDQACVTLCPKFNLENCESLSVEAPSKHNCCRYLGTYHSFVMCDNRSPKQCVRQKWTHQFEDTPLLAAITNSNDKEIIVLSTQTAGENRIILNTWLNEEESHSFNLPFTPPHIAETLNESQMQGMCLNPFLRSRFELCNAGSTLVTDVNNGDVFCFIQNSIGDIFYQCITHEKESISDKYSPINTKACYALNLWEEALSAQPEPIVPLTLTDKCNMQYIYESFTNEKLNPRLKSTEXNADDGFESTWKQSLSTLASYIDLLSPELLAAWNICDEAPVPTEIKSHQKVLNWLEASTSTSSHSVAQSQDEPEYILSTPISTQELISVSQEHDLTYVDDSNILQEMLLPKVKLQTPKKKKRI; the protein is encoded by the exons ATGAGGAGACAAGAATTAAAGACGAAGGCATTTAAACGTGCTGAAAGCAATCTGCTGAATAAACTGAGTTCtagttttttgaaaaattatccaCATCATCTAATGCCGGGTTACAACTTGAACAGGTCACCATGTGTTGAAAAATGGGATGAGGAGAATGCAATGGGACTCTTTCAAGAGTTTCCATATAACTGTAGTTTGCCAAAGCCATTACTGCCACCAGCAAGGTTAACAAGAACAG TGCTTTGTGAAGAAGATCCAGCATTGGAACTCCTTACTTTGAAAAGCCATCTAAAGGATGATATAGACAggataacaaaatattacgaAAAACATAAGAAAG aatttaaaccagtacataaaaaaagtgtaaagtGGAAGATGGAAGATAATAGATATAGAGCAAATGTACCTAGATATGTTGCAGAAATAGCAGAATTACTTGATATGGATCCGGATCCTTATTTTGAAGGG aCTTATAACTGGTACTATACTGGTGGATCGTTAAATTATGTTCGACTAAATGATTGGGATGTTTTGCTATTTCCATTTATGG tttttttagttgctGCACATATTATACCCATGGAAAATTTCATATGGAAGCCATTGCTGAAAAATTCAGCTAAATGTAAACTACATGACTCGCTGTATGAAATTAGACAAAGCAAGATTAGTGATACAT gtaGAATTTTAGGAAGGCATAAATATCAATGTGCTCTTTATACATTGTCCAATTCTGAGAATTGCTTAATGCTTAATGAAATCCATAGACAAGAATCAAAAACACCTTATGTTAGTGCTGATTTGAGTTTaacgaatattaattatcattgtaCTCTAAATGCCGAAAGAATATTGTCTTTATGGGATATAAATAGTac AAATTACATTACTAGTG CTGtactacaaaataatacaactGATGATATTTGGGGATGCATAAGATTCCAGGAAACTGATCCAAATGTTTTGATTTATGTAGATAGATGTTGCTTACATTATGTTGATACTAGG ATGGCTCTTGATCAGGCATGTGTCACATTATGCCcgaaatttaatttggaaaattGTGAGAGTTTGTCAGTAGAAGCACCGAGTAAACATAATTGTTGTCGATATTTAGGCACTTATCATTCATTTGTAATGTGCGATAATCGTTCTCCAAAGCAGTGTGTACGACAAAAATGGACGCATCAGTTCGAAGATACTCCGTTACTAGCAGCTATAACTAACag TAATGACAAGGAAATCATTGTTCTATCAACTCAAACAGCTGGCGAAAATagaataatcttaaatacttGGTTAAACGAGGAAGAGTCTCACTCTTTTAATTTACCTTTCACACCTCCACATATTGCAGAAACATTAAATGAATCTCAAATGCAAGGAATGTGCTTGAATCCATTTTTGAGAAGCAGATTTGAATTGTGTAATGCTGGCAGCACATTAGTCACAGATGTAAACAATGGAGATGTATTCTGCTTTATTCAGAATTCTATTG gtgacatattttatcaatgtaTAACACATGAAAAGGAGAGCATATCAGATAAATATTCTCCCATAAATACTAAAGCTTGTTATGCATTAAATCTGTGGGAAGAAGCTTTATCAGCTCAACCTGAACCAATAGTACCTTTGACTCTTACTGACAAATgcaatatgcaatatatatatgaaa gtTTTACAAATGAAAAGCTTAATCCACGTTTAAAATCCACTG AAAATGCAGACGATGGTTTTGAATCAACCTGGAAACAATCGTTATCTACCTTAGCATCATACATAGATTTATTATCGCCGGAACTTCTTGCAGCTTGGAATATATGCGATGAAGCACCTGTACCGACGGAAATAAAATCTCatcaaaaagttttgaattGGTTGGAAGCTTCGACTTCAACTTCGAGTCATTCTGTCGCGCAATCACAGGATGAGCCCGAATACATACTATCTACACCTATCAGTACTCAAGAATTGATTAGTGTGTCACAAGAACACGATCTTACGTACGTTGACGATAGTAATATACTGCAAGAAATGCTATTGCCGAAGGTTAAATTGCAAACACCTAAGAAGAAGAAacgcatttaa